One Borreliella chilensis DNA window includes the following coding sequences:
- a CDS encoding phospho-N-acetylmuramoyl-pentapeptide-transferase encodes MFYLLGLRLLKYITFRMAYATIFAFLLSLFVGPHIILRLKRLRADQILREDGPRRHLSEKTGIPTMGGILIFFCVFISLVFWSNILNVYFLIMVFVMLGFAFLGFMDDFLKIKRKTSDGLKARFKIYGQIIFSFISVGILYYLGDEHVSIIYFPFIKSFQIDLGIFYIPFGMFILISASNSFNLTDGLDGLAIGLSIVITGALMIIAYLTSRADFAAYLHIPNIKGSEELVIFLGALLGGSFGFLWFNAYPAKIMMGDTGSLALGAILGMAALILKSEILFSILAGVFIIETLSVIIQVMVYKKTKKRVFRMAPLHHHFEELGWSEMQVVIRFWIIGLIFAILALSTIKIR; translated from the coding sequence ATGTTTTATCTTTTAGGTTTGCGGTTACTTAAATATATTACTTTTAGGATGGCTTATGCTACGATTTTTGCATTCTTATTGTCTTTGTTTGTAGGTCCTCATATTATTTTAAGGCTAAAAAGATTAAGAGCCGATCAGATTTTAAGAGAAGATGGTCCTAGAAGACATTTGAGCGAAAAAACAGGAATTCCTACTATGGGAGGCATTCTTATTTTTTTTTGTGTTTTTATCTCTTTAGTGTTTTGGAGCAATATTTTAAATGTTTATTTTTTAATTATGGTTTTTGTTATGCTTGGATTTGCCTTTTTAGGATTTATGGACGATTTTTTGAAAATTAAAAGGAAGACTTCAGATGGGCTTAAAGCTCGATTTAAGATTTATGGGCAAATAATATTTTCTTTTATTTCTGTTGGAATTCTGTATTATTTAGGGGATGAGCATGTTAGTATAATCTATTTCCCTTTTATTAAGTCTTTTCAAATAGATTTAGGAATATTTTATATTCCTTTTGGCATGTTTATTTTAATTTCTGCTTCTAATTCTTTTAATTTAACAGATGGGCTTGATGGACTTGCAATTGGGTTGAGCATAGTTATAACAGGAGCTTTAATGATAATTGCATATCTTACTAGTAGAGCTGATTTTGCAGCTTACTTGCATATTCCAAATATTAAAGGTTCTGAAGAGCTTGTAATATTTCTTGGAGCTTTGCTTGGAGGAAGTTTTGGATTTTTATGGTTTAATGCTTATCCTGCTAAAATTATGATGGGGGATACAGGCAGCCTGGCTTTGGGAGCTATTCTTGGAATGGCGGCTTTAATTTTAAAAAGTGAAATACTTTTTTCAATTCTTGCAGGTGTTTTTATTATTGAAACTTTGTCTGTAATTATTCAAGTCATGGTTTACAAAAAAACCAAAAAAAGAGTATTTAGAATGGCTCCACTTCACCATCATTTTGAAGAACTTGGATGGTCTGAGATGCAAGTTGTTATTCGATTTTGGATAATAGGATTAATATTTGCTATACTTGCTTTAAGTACAATAAAAATTAGATAA